A genome region from Dolichospermum compactum NIES-806 includes the following:
- a CDS encoding nuclear transport factor 2 family protein encodes MSNTITLLNIAAEKELIVTLFSAVDSSDWNLLKNCFDENIIYERPGYQPFIGLDRLLNFYQYERIIASGQHYLEYIAVDNNHGACWGKFIGIHKNGSPINERFAEVYSFENGKLKTRRSYFFRPAV; translated from the coding sequence ATGTCAAACACTATTACCTTATTGAATATTGCAGCCGAAAAAGAATTGATAGTTACTTTATTTTCTGCTGTTGACTCATCTGATTGGAATTTACTCAAAAATTGCTTCGACGAAAATATCATTTATGAGCGTCCTGGTTATCAACCTTTTATTGGGCTTGACAGATTGCTAAATTTTTATCAGTATGAGAGAATCATTGCCTCCGGTCAACATTATCTTGAATATATTGCAGTTGACAATAATCATGGTGCTTGCTGGGGCAAATTTATTGGTATCCATAAAAATGGCTCTCCCATTAATGAGCGTTTTGCTGAGGTTTATTCCTTTGAAAATGGCAAATTAAAAACTCGACGTAGCTACTTCTTTAGACCAGCAGTATAA
- a CDS encoding non-ribosomal peptide synthetase: MGEMVIKSNNSLENLPVLTEQEKHQILVDWNNTTVDYPQHLCIHELFVAQVEKTPDNIAAIFDGQKLTYQELNHQANKVAHYLQSLGVGTEVLVGISVERSLEMIVGLLGILKAGAAYLPLDPTYPKERISFMLADSQVQVLLTQQKFVESFAESGVKTVCLDQDWELIDRQNQENPTSDVTAENLAYVIYTSGSTGTPKGVPVPHRAVNRLVCNTNYVQFTTTDRTAQASNTSFDAATFEIWGSLLHGATLVGVPQNVLLSPLDFADYISEQKINILFLTTALFNQLANIVPQAFKDLRYLLFGGEAVDPKTVRAVLKNGAPQNLLHVYGPTESTTYSCFYPVEDVPEGSTTLPIGRPISNTQIYILNEQLQPVPVGTPGEIYIGGDGLARGYLNRPELTEERFISHPFHNLKSKIQNPKLYKTGDLARYLPDGNIEFVGRVDNQVKIRGFRIELGEVETALSQHPDIQQAVVTVREDVPGDKRLVAYVVSNQKSPVTATTLKSFLEDKLPAYMIPAAWMALDSLPLTPNGKVDRRILPAPARTRPDLAAAFVAPRNSIEEQLATLWTELLGLDVVGVNDNFFCLGGHSLIVTQMISRAREIFSVNISFAQVFANPTIAAVAEIIAQGGEQTQWERPTIQHISHEGLVPVSFSQERIYFVHKLAPENSAYQFQATMDIRGKLDFEALQRSLDEIVRRHEIFRTTYQEVNGRLYQVIHPHPGAALRVVDLRDIPEPERQIEAQKLVEAELLTHLDLTQLPIVQWAVFQLSDQDYILTHVEHHMAHDGWSFNVFLSELVELYEAFWAGKLSPLPELSYQFADFATWQREWAKTQEAQAQLVYWQQKLAGISPLLELPYNRPRPKEQTYNGEHTRMELPVNLCESLRDFSHQQGATLFMTMLEGFIILLHRYISQDDIFIGSAVANRRMHQIEKIMGMVVNNLVLRTDVSGNPTVRELLDRVRQMTMEAYANEDVPFDKVVEAVKPVRNLSHNPLFQVMFSFHNSAKPYLKFPGFDFTLHEPANNKSAKFDLDFLVIPRFEQSVQSGAKTGARGITLDLEYNSDLFDAESMEAMLEQYEQVLIEMLANPEQKICQIPLVTASQQKLLGEWNQTARENTQTQCIQKLFELQVELTPDAIAVEQDGKKLTYRELSDRANKIAHYLQSLGVQPETLVGICVDRSLEMIAGLLGILKVGGAYVPIDPAYPQERISEIIADTQLGILLIQNRFQEKLTGYTGQTICLDTDWAKIATQSPANPVSDVQLHKLAYIIYTSGSTGKPKGVMIEHRSLLNFVTTAIDEYGINGQDKVLQFASVCFDTSIEEIFPCLCVGATLVLRTEEMLNSSDDFWRCCQKWQLTVLDLPTAYWHQLVTELQPQNSPIPGSLRTVIIGGEEVQLEKVQHWHHCTAHLSPAPQLFNSYGPTEATVITTLERLTPTNTSVSIGKPISNAQVYILDQYQQPVPIGVPGELHIGGAGLARGYWQRPELTAEKFIENPMADNSCGVDILPASEIQGSGKMPIPQNQQNHPPNIQRPKLYKTGDLVRFRRDGNLEYLGRVDNQVKIRGFRIELGEIETVLRQHPQVSQAVVIAHQETTGQKRLVAYFVPQTPQPAIDELRQFLKQKLPNYMIPAAFMVLDSIPMTPNQKVDYRALPTPDFSRSDEDKFAEPRTLIEEKLVAIWSEVLRIENVGIHDNYFELGGDSILSIQLVSKANQAGIQIAAKQLFRYQTIAELATVAGMTRQINAEQGLVTGKVGLTPIQKWFFAQKLPEINYFNQSALLEVPADLQPELLQEVVQKLLVHHDALRTACSSASSLRDAPRTLSQFVQEGENWQQIHTDVKETVPLSIFDLSHLSAAEQETAIKTKDTELQASLDLATGEIAKFGLFQLGSNKPSCLLLVIHHLAVDGISWRILLEDLATAYQQISRGQAIKLLEKTTSWKYWSDRLTEYAQTQAVKELDYWVNQSNIATKPLPVDYTASEENNTIASTASVSLALNEEQTRALLKDVPAAYNTQINDVLLTALLQSFAQWTGENSLLIDLEGHGREDLFEDVDLSRTVGWFTTLFPVGLELKENQPGEALKSVKEQLRSIPKRGIGYGVLRYLNADTSIREKLASFPSAQVSFNYLGQFDQVLKASSVLGEAKEFKSEQSSLNRRSHLLGISGFIRAGKLEMTWAYSDKIHKLDTIERLASGFMEALTELIYHCQSKDDQSYTPSDFSAAKLNQQQLDKFLAKINKKK, encoded by the coding sequence CCATCGGGCGGTGAATCGGCTAGTATGTAATACCAATTATGTACAGTTTACAACCACTGACCGTACTGCCCAAGCTTCCAATACTTCATTTGATGCAGCCACCTTTGAAATTTGGGGTTCGCTATTACATGGCGCTACCTTAGTCGGTGTTCCGCAAAACGTTCTGCTTTCACCTCTAGATTTTGCTGACTACATCAGTGAACAAAAAATTAACATCTTATTTTTAACCACTGCCTTATTTAATCAATTAGCTAACATTGTTCCCCAGGCATTTAAAGACCTGCGATACTTATTATTTGGTGGTGAAGCTGTAGATCCGAAAACAGTCAGAGCAGTGCTGAAAAATGGCGCACCCCAGAATTTACTGCACGTTTATGGACCAACTGAAAGTACAACATACTCCTGTTTTTATCCAGTAGAAGATGTACCAGAAGGTAGCACAACATTACCCATTGGCCGCCCCATATCCAATACACAAATATATATACTTAACGAACAACTACAACCTGTTCCCGTGGGTACTCCAGGGGAAATATATATTGGTGGTGATGGTTTAGCACGAGGCTACTTGAACCGTCCGGAGTTAACTGAGGAAAGATTTATTTCTCATCCGTTTCATAATCTAAAATCTAAAATCCAAAATCCAAAATTGTATAAAACGGGGGATTTAGCCCGTTATTTACCGGACGGTAATATTGAATTTGTGGGGCGAGTTGATAACCAAGTCAAAATTCGCGGTTTTCGGATTGAACTAGGAGAAGTTGAGACGGCTTTAAGTCAACACCCAGATATACAACAAGCAGTAGTAACTGTTCGGGAAGATGTTCCTGGTGATAAACGGCTAGTTGCTTATGTTGTATCCAATCAAAAATCCCCAGTCACCGCCACAACCTTAAAAAGCTTCCTCGAAGACAAGCTACCCGCTTATATGATTCCGGCGGCTTGGATGGCGCTGGACTCCTTACCTCTGACCCCGAATGGTAAAGTTGATCGTCGTATTCTCCCAGCCCCTGCTCGCACACGCCCCGATTTAGCAGCAGCTTTTGTTGCACCCCGTAACTCTATTGAAGAACAGTTAGCGACTCTCTGGACTGAGTTATTAGGACTAGATGTAGTGGGAGTCAATGATAACTTTTTCTGTTTGGGTGGTCACTCCCTGATTGTGACGCAAATGATTTCTCGGGCGCGGGAAATTTTCTCAGTCAATATATCTTTTGCTCAAGTATTTGCTAACCCCACCATAGCTGCTGTAGCTGAAATCATTGCCCAAGGTGGTGAACAAACCCAATGGGAACGCCCTACCATTCAACATATTTCCCATGAAGGACTTGTACCAGTTTCCTTTTCCCAAGAGCGCATTTACTTTGTCCATAAATTAGCACCAGAAAACAGCGCCTACCAATTCCAGGCCACAATGGACATTAGAGGCAAACTGGATTTTGAAGCTCTACAACGTTCTCTAGATGAGATTGTCAGGCGGCATGAAATCTTCAGGACAACTTATCAAGAGGTGAATGGTAGACTCTATCAAGTAATTCACCCACATCCAGGAGCCGCTTTGAGAGTCGTTGATCTGCGGGACATTCCTGAACCGGAGCGACAAATAGAGGCACAAAAGTTAGTAGAGGCAGAACTTCTCACACACCTAGACCTAACCCAACTACCAATAGTGCAATGGGCGGTATTTCAGTTGAGCGACCAGGATTATATATTGACCCATGTGGAACATCACATGGCGCATGATGGCTGGTCATTTAACGTCTTTTTAAGTGAGTTGGTAGAACTGTATGAAGCTTTCTGGGCGGGTAAACTTTCCCCATTACCGGAATTAAGTTACCAGTTTGCTGACTTTGCTACTTGGCAGCGTGAATGGGCAAAAACACAAGAAGCTCAAGCGCAGTTGGTGTATTGGCAACAAAAGTTAGCCGGGATTTCCCCGTTGTTGGAATTACCATACAATCGCCCACGTCCCAAAGAGCAAACCTATAATGGCGAACACACCAGGATGGAATTGCCTGTTAATTTGTGCGAATCCCTGAGAGATTTCAGTCATCAGCAAGGTGCAACCTTATTTATGACGATGCTGGAAGGTTTTATCATCCTGTTGCATCGTTACATTAGCCAAGATGATATTTTTATCGGTTCTGCGGTTGCCAATCGTCGGATGCACCAAATCGAGAAGATCATGGGTATGGTTGTTAACAACTTAGTTTTACGCACTGACGTTTCAGGAAATCCCACAGTGCGGGAATTACTTGATCGGGTGCGCCAAATGACAATGGAAGCTTACGCTAACGAAGACGTACCTTTTGATAAAGTGGTAGAAGCAGTGAAACCGGTTCGCAACCTCAGTCATAATCCGCTATTTCAGGTGATGTTTAGTTTCCATAACTCCGCCAAACCCTATTTAAAATTCCCTGGCTTTGACTTCACCTTGCATGAACCAGCTAATAACAAATCTGCCAAGTTTGATCTTGACTTCTTAGTTATCCCCAGGTTTGAACAAAGTGTACAGTCCGGTGCAAAAACAGGAGCAAGAGGAATTACTCTGGATTTGGAATATAACAGCGACTTGTTTGATGCTGAAAGCATGGAAGCGATGCTAGAGCAGTATGAACAGGTGTTAATTGAGATGCTTGCTAACCCAGAACAAAAAATTTGTCAAATACCTCTGGTGACAGCATCTCAACAAAAATTACTAGGGGAATGGAATCAAACAGCTAGGGAAAATACACAGACTCAGTGTATCCAGAAGTTATTTGAACTGCAAGTAGAATTAACACCAGATGCGATCGCTGTAGAACAGGATGGTAAAAAATTAACTTACCGAGAATTGAGCGATCGCGCTAACAAAATCGCTCACTATCTGCAAAGTTTAGGAGTTCAACCAGAAACCTTGGTAGGTATTTGCGTTGATCGTTCCCTAGAAATGATTGCTGGTTTATTGGGTATTCTCAAAGTCGGTGGTGCTTACGTTCCCATTGATCCTGCTTATCCCCAAGAACGCATATCTGAGATTATCGCAGATACCCAACTCGGTATTTTACTTATACAAAATAGATTCCAAGAGAAACTAACAGGTTATACCGGACAAACCATTTGTTTAGATACAGATTGGGCGAAAATTGCTACCCAAAGTCCAGCCAATCCAGTGAGTGACGTTCAACTCCATAAACTGGCATACATTATCTATACCTCTGGTTCTACGGGTAAACCCAAAGGAGTAATGATAGAACATCGTTCATTATTGAACTTTGTCACCACTGCCATTGATGAGTATGGTATAAATGGTCAAGATAAGGTTCTACAATTCGCCTCAGTTTGCTTCGATACATCCATAGAAGAAATCTTCCCCTGTCTTTGTGTCGGTGCAACCTTAGTGTTACGCACCGAAGAAATGCTCAACTCCAGCGATGATTTTTGGCGGTGTTGTCAAAAATGGCAGTTAACAGTTTTGGACTTACCCACAGCATACTGGCATCAGTTAGTAACAGAACTGCAACCCCAAAACTCTCCTATTCCCGGAAGTTTGAGAACCGTGATTATTGGTGGGGAAGAAGTACAGCTAGAAAAAGTGCAACATTGGCATCATTGCACAGCGCATCTTTCCCCAGCACCCCAATTATTTAACAGTTACGGACCGACAGAAGCCACAGTAATTACTACTTTAGAACGCCTCACCCCGACAAATACTTCTGTGAGCATCGGTAAACCCATTAGTAATGCTCAGGTTTACATTTTAGATCAATATCAGCAACCTGTACCTATAGGAGTTCCTGGAGAATTACACATTGGGGGAGCAGGACTAGCAAGAGGATATTGGCAACGTCCAGAACTCACAGCTGAGAAATTTATTGAGAACCCCATGGCAGACAATTCTTGTGGGGTAGACATCTTACCTGCCTCAGAAATACAAGGGTCGGGCAAGATGCCCATCCCACAAAACCAACAAAATCATCCACCAAATATACAACGCCCAAAGCTTTATAAAACAGGAGATTTAGTCAGATTTAGAAGAGATGGTAATTTAGAATACCTGGGACGAGTTGACAATCAGGTAAAAATTCGCGGTTTCCGCATCGAGTTGGGAGAAATTGAGACAGTATTAAGACAGCATCCCCAAGTATCCCAAGCTGTGGTGATTGCCCATCAAGAAACTACCGGACAAAAGCGACTTGTAGCTTATTTCGTACCCCAAACACCACAGCCAGCAATTGACGAACTGCGCCAGTTTCTTAAACAGAAATTACCGAATTACATGATTCCGGCAGCGTTCATGGTGCTAGATAGTATACCCATGACACCAAATCAAAAGGTAGATTATCGGGCTTTACCAACACCTGATTTTTCTCGCAGTGATGAAGATAAATTTGCAGAACCACGCACACTGATCGAAGAAAAATTAGTGGCGATTTGGTCAGAAGTGCTGAGAATAGAAAATGTTGGCATTCACGATAACTATTTTGAATTAGGTGGAGATTCAATTCTCAGTATTCAGCTAGTTTCTAAAGCGAATCAGGCAGGTATTCAAATTGCCGCTAAACAGTTATTTAGGTATCAAACTATTGCCGAGTTAGCGACAGTAGCGGGTATGACTCGCCAAATCAACGCCGAACAAGGTTTAGTAACTGGTAAAGTTGGTTTAACACCGATTCAAAAATGGTTTTTTGCACAGAAATTACCAGAAATCAATTACTTTAACCAGTCAGCATTGTTAGAAGTTCCTGCTGATTTGCAACCTGAGTTATTGCAGGAAGTGGTACAAAAACTGTTGGTACACCATGATGCTTTGCGAACTGCTTGCAGCAGCGCTAGTTCCCTCCGGGACGCTCCGCGAACGCTATCGCAATTTGTCCAGGAAGGGGAAAACTGGCAACAAATCCACACCGATGTCAAAGAAACAGTACCATTAAGCATCTTTGATTTATCGCATCTGTCAGCAGCAGAACAGGAAACAGCGATCAAAACTAAAGATACAGAATTACAAGCTAGTTTAGATTTAGCAACAGGAGAAATTGCCAAATTTGGATTATTCCAATTAGGAAGTAATAAACCCAGTTGTTTACTTTTGGTTATTCATCACTTAGCAGTTGATGGGATTTCTTGGCGGATTTTATTAGAAGATTTAGCAACAGCTTACCAACAAATTAGCCGAGGACAGGCGATAAAATTACTGGAGAAAACAACATCTTGGAAATATTGGAGCGATCGCTTAACAGAATATGCTCAAACCCAAGCTGTCAAAGAGTTAGATTACTGGGTAAATCAATCTAATATTGCCACTAAACCTTTACCAGTAGACTATACTGCATCTGAAGAAAATAACACCATAGCCTCAACTGCATCTGTATCACTGGCGTTAAATGAAGAACAAACCCGCGCCCTATTAAAAGATGTACCTGCTGCTTACAATACCCAAATTAATGATGTTTTATTAACAGCTTTATTACAGAGTTTTGCCCAATGGACAGGAGAAAATTCTTTACTAATTGATTTAGAAGGACATGGACGGGAAGACTTATTTGAAGATGTAGACCTTTCAAGAACTGTAGGTTGGTTTACAACATTATTCCCCGTGGGTTTAGAACTCAAAGAAAACCAACCAGGGGAAGCATTAAAGTCAGTCAAAGAACAACTGCGAAGCATTCCTAAACGGGGAATAGGTTATGGTGTCTTGCGATATTTAAATGCAGACACCAGCATCCGTGAAAAATTAGCTTCCTTCCCATCAGCGCAAGTTAGTTTTAACTACCTGGGACAATTTGATCAAGTTCTGAAAGCATCATCAGTTTTAGGTGAAGCTAAAGAATTTAAATCAGAACAGAGTTCATTAAATCGTCGTAGTCACTTATTAGGAATCAGCGGTTTTATTCGGGCTGGAAAACTGGAAATGACTTGGGCATATAGTGATAAAATTCACAAGCTAGACACTATTGAAAGGTTAGCTTCAGGATTCATGGAAGCATTAACAGAACTCATTTATCACTGTCAATCAAAAGACGATCAAAGCTATACCCCATCTGATTTTTCTGCTGCTAAACTCAATCAACAACAGCTAGATAAATTCCTAGCCAAAATTAACAAGAAGAAGTAA
- a CDS encoding non-ribosomal peptide synthetase, with translation MQSIEDLYELSPMQQGMLFHTLYAPESEVYFEQLLCILSGELNFAAFQKAWKQVVARHSILRSAFYWEEIEKPLQMVSKQVDIPWEKLDWQHLTPDEQKGQLEELLKSDRYKGFELNQVPLMRFTIIQLGEKTYQFIWSHHHILFDGWSMQIVLKEVFALYEANQRGEHLRLSPVRPYKEYIEWLQQQNIEQAKQFWQQTLQGFETPTLIGTRELLTGNRSKGIYQEKRFQLSQTVTEKLQTAARQHHLTLNNLVQGAWSLLISRYSGEKDVVFGATVSGRQPVIENIESMVGLLINTIPTRVKIDNQKQILSWLQELQNQAIEQEQYSYFPLAEIQQVSDILPGMPLFESLLVFENYPVDSSKQDTQKTLEISHLSCFERTNYPLTIVINPSSQLGGRFVYDTSCFDESTINRMIGHFQTLLTRFSENLQQNISQISLLSAAEEQELIILENHLENHQNQENINYQCVHVLFEEQVQRTPDKIAVVYKQEHLTYRQLNNRANQLANYLKSLGVKPETRIGICVERSPEMVIGILAILKAGGTYVPLDPAYPTERLALMLEDAQTPILLTQTHLQNRLPLNQQTVVNLDTDGEIIAQYLADNFPSEVTPENLAYIIYTSGSTGTPKGTEVPHRSFIGFMFGVDYIQLDENLIWLQHSSVSWDGLTLEMWPPLLYGGRCVLYPEKIPTAEKLTQIIQEQKVNTLWLTSALFNMMINTMPQGLLGIKKLLIGGEFLSINHVHRALELLPETKIINGYGPSECTVFTCCYPIPQQLGENVNSIPIGKPIGDRTVYILDENLHRVPVGVPGELYVGGASVARGYLNQPKLTLEKFILNPFEAAAGGKLYKTGDLVRRLPDGNLEFIGRIDTQVKIRGFRIELAEIEIVLIQHPDIKEVVVIARGDEPGQKLLVAYLVAKDHAPNPSSLRNFIKEKLPDYMIPTAFVCLESLPLTPNGKINRRALPVPEQTHRNIEIDFVAPSTPVEKELATIWTEVLKLPQVGINDNFFELGGHSLLATQAISRLREVFSLDFPLRYLFENPTIAELAQKVIEQQIEQAENDELSRILAGVDQLSEEEVTQQLML, from the coding sequence ATGCAAAGTATCGAAGACCTTTATGAACTTTCACCCATGCAACAAGGGATGTTGTTTCATACCCTTTATGCACCAGAATCAGAAGTTTATTTTGAGCAGTTACTTTGCATCCTCTCTGGGGAATTGAATTTTGCTGCATTCCAAAAAGCTTGGAAACAAGTTGTAGCTAGACATTCAATATTACGCAGTGCTTTTTATTGGGAAGAAATAGAAAAACCCTTGCAAATGGTAAGTAAGCAAGTTGATATTCCCTGGGAAAAATTGGATTGGCAACATTTAACACCTGATGAACAGAAAGGTCAGTTAGAAGAGTTGCTAAAGAGCGATCGCTACAAGGGATTTGAACTAAATCAAGTTCCTTTAATGCGTTTTACTATCATTCAATTAGGAGAAAAGACTTACCAATTTATTTGGAGTCACCATCATATTCTTTTTGATGGTTGGTCAATGCAAATTGTCCTCAAAGAAGTTTTCGCTTTGTATGAAGCAAATCAACGAGGTGAACATTTAAGATTGTCACCAGTTCGACCTTATAAAGAATATATTGAATGGTTGCAACAGCAGAATATTGAACAAGCTAAACAATTTTGGCAACAAACACTACAAGGTTTTGAAACACCTACTCTGATAGGGACCAGGGAACTCTTAACAGGGAACAGAAGCAAAGGAATATATCAAGAAAAACGTTTTCAATTATCTCAAACGGTAACTGAAAAGTTGCAAACTGCGGCACGACAACATCATTTAACATTAAATAATTTGGTGCAGGGAGCATGGAGTTTATTGATTTCCCGCTATAGTGGAGAAAAAGATGTAGTTTTCGGGGCAACTGTATCCGGTCGTCAACCTGTAATAGAAAACATAGAATCAATGGTGGGATTATTAATTAACACCATTCCCACCCGTGTAAAAATTGATAATCAAAAACAAATATTATCTTGGCTGCAAGAATTACAAAATCAAGCAATAGAACAAGAACAATATAGTTATTTTCCCCTGGCAGAAATTCAACAAGTAAGTGATATTCTCCCAGGAATGCCATTATTTGAAAGTCTGTTAGTCTTTGAAAATTATCCTGTAGATTCCAGTAAACAAGACACACAAAAAACCTTAGAAATTAGTCATCTCAGTTGTTTTGAAAGAACAAACTACCCATTAACAATAGTCATTAACCCTAGTTCACAGTTAGGAGGTAGATTTGTTTATGATACTAGCTGCTTTGATGAATCAACAATTAACCGCATGATTGGACATTTCCAAACATTGCTCACAAGATTCTCTGAAAACTTACAACAGAATATTTCACAAATATCTTTACTCAGTGCAGCAGAAGAACAAGAATTAATAATTTTAGAAAATCATCTAGAGAATCATCAAAATCAGGAAAATATTAATTATCAATGTGTTCATGTTTTATTTGAAGAACAAGTACAGAGAACACCTGATAAGATTGCAGTTGTTTATAAACAAGAACATTTAACTTATCGGCAATTAAATAACCGTGCCAATCAATTAGCAAATTATTTAAAATCATTAGGAGTTAAACCAGAAACCAGGATAGGAATTTGTGTTGAACGTTCCCCAGAAATGGTAATCGGAATACTTGCCATTCTCAAAGCAGGGGGGACTTATGTACCATTAGATCCAGCTTATCCTACAGAAAGATTAGCTTTAATGCTGGAAGATGCACAAACACCCATCTTACTAACACAAACTCATTTACAAAATAGACTCCCACTCAATCAGCAAACAGTGGTGAATCTTGACACAGATGGGGAAATTATCGCCCAATATTTAGCAGATAATTTCCCCAGTGAAGTTACTCCAGAAAATTTAGCTTATATCATTTATACATCCGGTTCAACAGGAACACCAAAAGGAACAGAAGTTCCCCATCGTAGCTTTATTGGTTTTATGTTTGGGGTTGATTATATTCAACTTGATGAAAACCTAATTTGGCTACAACATTCATCTGTTTCTTGGGATGGACTCACCCTAGAAATGTGGCCACCCTTGCTTTATGGTGGACGTTGTGTACTGTATCCAGAAAAAATTCCTACAGCAGAAAAATTAACCCAAATTATTCAAGAACAAAAAGTTAATACTCTTTGGTTAACTTCTGCTTTATTCAATATGATGATTAATACAATGCCACAAGGTTTATTAGGCATTAAAAAACTGCTTATTGGTGGAGAATTTTTGTCTATAAATCATGTACATCGTGCTTTAGAACTATTACCAGAAACCAAAATCATCAATGGTTATGGTCCTTCAGAATGCACAGTATTTACCTGTTGTTATCCAATTCCTCAACAACTTGGCGAAAATGTCAATTCCATTCCTATTGGTAAACCTATCGGTGATAGAACAGTTTACATACTAGATGAGAATCTACATAGAGTACCAGTGGGTGTTCCTGGGGAACTTTATGTAGGTGGTGCAAGTGTTGCTAGAGGCTACTTAAACCAACCAAAACTTACTCTAGAAAAATTTATTCTTAATCCTTTTGAGGCAGCAGCAGGGGGAAAACTTTATAAAACCGGAGATTTAGTCCGTCGGTTGCCTGATGGCAATCTGGAATTTATTGGTCGAATTGATACACAAGTAAAAATTCGCGGTTTTCGGATTGAATTAGCAGAAATTGAAATTGTTTTAATTCAACATCCTGATATAAAAGAGGTGGTAGTAATTGCACGGGGAGATGAACCAGGTCAGAAATTATTAGTAGCGTATTTGGTAGCAAAAGATCATGCTCCCAACCCTAGCAGCTTACGCAACTTTATCAAAGAAAAGCTACCAGATTACATGATTCCTACCGCTTTCGTATGTCTAGAGAGTTTACCCCTAACTCCAAATGGGAAAATCAACCGTCGAGCTTTACCTGTTCCTGAGCAAACGCACAGAAATATAGAAATTGATTTTGTTGCTCCTAGTACACCAGTTGAGAAAGAATTAGCCACAATTTGGACTGAAGTTCTGAAATTGCCACAAGTAGGAATTAACGATAACTTTTTTGAATTAGGCGGACATTCTTTACTAGCTACTCAAGCGATTTCTCGCTTAAGAGAAGTCTTTTCTCTAGATTTCCCTCTGCGTTATTTATTTGAAAATCCAACTATTGCGGAACTTGCTCAAAAAGTTATTGAACAACAAATTGAGCAAGCAGAAAATGATGAACTGTCCAGGATTTTAGCAGGGGTGGATCAGTTATCAGAAGAGGAGGTGACACAGCAATTAATGTTGTGA